DNA from Cydia pomonella isolate Wapato2018A chromosome 14, ilCydPomo1, whole genome shotgun sequence:
GCCTAAGTTCCTGCCATTACCCCGTTCTCGTCCGTATCGTCAGTGCAgggcaagtcgtgttgctagacgCAATGTATGAATGGCCTTGATTTACCGCTCaccgcgccgctcgccgcttGCATACAGCCCGCGGCCTCACAGTCTCGTCTCACACGTCAGTCTCGATGTATCAACCCTACCTCTTCGTATCTTTCAACTCTTTGTATTATACAAGATACCCTTTTAGACGATATAAATACATTATGTGAGCATTACGTTACCACGTGCATATGCCATAgtcatttttttattctcaCACCTCGgattgatatgtaaataaacatgTTGGTGTGATGCACGCCATATTTTAATAGCATAAACAAGTCAAAATGATTGATACTGTTTGACTTACGGTTTCCACGTAGTGctctaaataaatgtttatatttatgttgATTGAGTTTTATTCTAAAACATGTTGATATAATAACGTTAAATTTTAAGTGTGTAAATGTATCCATCAAAAGAAAGACtaaaatttgtttaaagtaAGCCATCTTTGTATAGTATTATTATATGAATCTACGAGAATGAGAGCCGAACCTAGGATATGCTTAAATTGCAGGAACATTTACGAAGCATaatatatctatctatttagtatgtctggtactagtttACGTAGCTACAAATGTATAACACAAAACAAATAGAGCGGTTAGAAGTTGTGTATGTAATAACGTTGTCGTTTTAACTTATTTGTATAACAATATCTAGCGATAGGGACACTTTGGGGAGCTCGCGTCAGATCGCGATGGATAAAGGGGTATCGTCGCGAAGTTCGCGAAATTCACGACTACGCCTAATTGCAAGACTTTTCCCGAAAACGCGCAGAGGTGCAATCCTGATGTTACTGCCGACATGGCTCCCTACGTCAGCTGCCACAAATGCGGTCGGAAATGCCGGTTCTGTATTGGCTTATACACCCACGACAGACTGTTACTCGCATACAGACGCTGCATAAACCATTTGTCAAGATGTTAAAGGCCTAATGAGCAACGACAACAAGAACCTTTAAAATGAGATcataacttcgattgtatggctAGATTTGTGTGACACTTAACCTGTACGACGCcttgtcaaacacaaaagccaGAAAAGACAAAGCAAACTCAGACGCCACGTCACcgtgaaattgaaattgaactttatgcatatgcacgtaggtctcTGTTGCTCCGTAGTCTGTGGCGGATTAATCCGTCGTTGGCGTTGGACCTGCGGTTCGGATATATATGACGTTGGCGTCGAAAAGGTCAACACAGACTCAGATTGTAACATGCCAATGTATACCCAACCAAAAATTAGGATATAGTTTTcctacaaaaatttaatttgttaatcgaaacacaatcgatttcttattaagtacatatttttaactCGTTTATCTtgggaaattaaaaatattttgttaacacCCCCTTATTCATGAAACGTAGCAACCTTTTATAAACCTCTATTAAACGTCAAAAGCAAACAGCTACAAGGCAAAATCGTCGTTGTGGCCCGCATGAGCTAGTGTCACTATATATAAAGTGAGTTTATCAAGAAAATGTTTCTATAAACACCTTATTAACATCATAAAGTAACGTTACGCGGAAACTAGAGCATTCTCGTAATAACAAAGAATAACCCGAGGCACAAAATGACTTCAAACCTCTCGTTTTACAACTTGCTGGGActttatgtaatgtttttttagcCCTTGGTGGGAAATGTGACATTGTTTCTAAGAAATTATTTTCCTGTTCGTAATGAGGTGATAGGTTACTATTTTATgtgtaaaatattactttggAAGAAATAACATAGTTACATGGGGtactatcaatcaatcaatcaatcaatatcatttatttgcaagaatacttaattatagttACAGGATGTTCTTGTAGAATACTGTACAGTATTCTATCGTAATTAAACGATGCGCAAATTTTATtgtactaattataattaataatcaaacgaacttacctgtgaagtttgattacaattatgcgagtatccaaatccaagacaacaaatataatttactagcagcagtacacgttatcgtgcagtccaagtcacacattttagagattatagtatttaaaaaacaagttcgcgctgtccctctcactcgctacgctgcgttcctgtttcgacatcgctcctccagtactcattatttcagagttatttttgtgttattaacagagactattttattttcatttttggggttggggggcgggtctttgttgtcttggatttggatactcgcataattgtaatcaaacttcacaggtaagttcgtttgattattaattatacttcgtatccaaatccaagacaacaaatataatttactagcagatgttcagagctttgtatttaaattcaaatcctgaatgcgaaaataaaataaaatatcgatatcaaatcagtatgttacgaacatactgatattattgattttgactaaagagaacaacgtaccacctagaagttattaatttatatttatatccaatttaaataattatttatgtatctacatagtataaatgtaaaatgtatgtatagcataataaaatattataatgataagcGTCAtgcattaaggagtgaaattgctcttggtatttcatttcgttaatattaaaaaagtataaaactttctttgatttcactgtagtatattgataaagttgtatatatcttaatattcacaaggtacaactatttttatgtcatttacaagccaggacgccattaagtgtaaatgtgttttcaagctttagttggctctaaataagttttagatgggcattttctgtctgtaaccatataaacaaaccattttgtataatttagaatttaccaaccattctctggatgtaattacaacggagacaaacaagcatacggcccgcctgatggtaaacaatcaccgtagcctatgaatgcccgcaactgcagaggtatattacatgcgcgttactgaccctaaaatataatcttattttatgttacgacactttaaagttaattttgaatacagcaatcaatactttcctcggtaaatagcctttgagtgaggtagataaaggagaattttcttcattgtaaagctaccataaatatcaacgctatatgtaagtactttaaaactaagtctggacaattactagtagagtatcctgtaggtattaagtatttgaaacttatcactttgaaaatatagattgactaattttagttattaccacagatcaagaaatagtaatatgatattatttataactaaatagctaatctcatctgcttatgcgtatctgaacgatgatggctactacgctaacaagtggcaaggaacttaggtagattatgtgttgagttatgatatatttgtgaacaaaatatctggcatgacttgtaacttgtacttcattttaaggagtaacattttttaacgttacctacaataaaactgtacagtgtgcattgcgacgaaaaatgaaaactatttaagctttcttttacagcaagacaatatgacaacccgagcatttacatttcagacaataataatgttattgttaaaggatttcaaccctttattgcgattattaatctagctgcttagcgcaagcgactgcaacacgtggcagcataactctagttgcatggttgcacaatttacagcacttatttcgcgtcgcgggatagtgcatcaacggcggttcagctcttgtttgatgcggcgatgttcccctgaagtttggagctgagaatccgtaagtaaattgtaccggatttattacattaggctcgttgatatggtatattcttgacagcatatcaaagctgacgtttgaagttattaggagtatataacagcgtgatatgagtacgaatcataaatttgggttaaagggtttacagatatattttttcctatatgttgtttacatacagcatttctttgtctgtaagggcaatgaatgacattgcgtacattttgtttaaggtattttaggccgcattaacacctattaaattacctcagcgtaacaagaacctcctttatatttcattatttttacaagtcctgtaaactttagctcaaccttaaatatttttgctctttagtcccttatatttacatgcgtaaagctacttccaatactattaaagtcttcaatcattacattggcatcaacactgttatagtagagcaacgttatatatctttgacgatatcattttgagtaatgtataatgaccgactgtagaccgaagagcgaagtgaccgaagagcgtagcgaccgaagtgcgaagcgaccgaagagcgaagcgaccaaaaggagcaaagcaaccgaagaaccaaatgaccgaagcattataacctcgacacttaaaatgaagcacatatagcctcgacgctgcggaaatggaggcctcgatacaattattgtggaattgtagagtacatataacttaaagtgcggcatatatcttcgtcactgcgacagctgcgacagcggaccccttgacacaattattgtggagtaatgatagcatcctcactatgacgtggggtaaacttagcctcaacactacgacagcagagccctcgacacaatgattgtggagtaatgatagcctcctcactattaaagtggggtacatatagcctcgacgctgtgaaagcggagccctcgacacaatattgtggagtaatgatagcctcttcactattaaagtggggcaaatatggcttcaacgctgtgaaagcggagccctcgacacaatgactgtggagtaatgatagcctcttcactattaaagtggggcaaatatagcttcgacgctgtgaaagcggagcactcgacacaatggttgtggagtaatgatagcctcatcactattaaagtggggcaaatatagcttcaacgctgttaaagcggagccctcgacacagtgattgtggagtaatgatagcctcatcactattaaagtggggcaaatatagcttcaacgctgttaaagcggagccctcgacacagtgattgtggagtaatgatagcctcatcactattaaagtggggcaaatatagcttcgacgctgttaaagcggagccctcgacacaatggttgtggagtaatgatagcctcatcactattaaagtggggcaaatatagcttcgacgctgttaaagcggagccctcgacacaatggttgtggagtaatgatagcctcatcactattaaagtggggcaaatatagcttcgacgctgttaaagcggagccctcgacacaatggttgtggagtaatgatagcctcatcactattaaagtggggcaaatatagcttcgacgctgttaaagcggagccctcgacacaatggttgtggagtaatgatagcctcatcactattaaagtggggcaaatatagcttcaacgctgttaaagcggagccctcgacacagtgattgtggagtaatgatagcctcatcactattaaagtggggcaaatatagcttcgacgctgttaaagcggagccctcgacacaatggttgtggagtaatgatagcctcatcactattaaagtggggcaaatatagcttcgacgctgttaaagcggagccctcgacacaatgattgtggagtaatgatagcctcatcactattaaagtggggcaaatatagcttcaacgctgttaaagcggagccctcgacacaatggttgtggagtaatgatagcctcttcactattaaagtggggcaaatataacctcgacgctgtgaaagcggagccctcgacacaatcattgtggagtaatgatagcctcttcactattaaagtggggcaaatatagtaccatgtcgacatctcatttataagaaaatatttatttaatatgtgttttaattttgaactattaattaatgtgcattataaaattacattaaaactttaatcaacacagttaataccgattttctgtttgatgaatatcttgttgcacagtaaacctaagcttctaagtactcacggaaaggagaattattattagacggagtccacaatattacaccaatcaagtatatctttccataatatatttcattttaaaattatattatacagggtgaattttaaatcgtgaatcgttatatattttttgaactcTATACATAGTTAACAATAACTTACAATGCTATTAAACCTAAATTAAGTACATTTTGATTTTATCAACTTTTAATTGGATTTGTCCTATTTTTTTTGATCTCATAGTCACCCTACATGCATGTTTCGTACTTGTCATGAAAATTTCAACATTAGATATCCAACCTTCTAATATTGAAGTTGGCTGGATAGAATTTTGGCACGTATTGTCAATAATGTCAACATCCCCGACATTGTCAACATAAGTATTTAAATCGTATTtactcataaaataattaagttttattacGATTAATGGTATTAAAATGCCTCCACCGTATCCGTACACGAACATACAAAGGTTTGATATGGTATCTTGGTACGCTCAGACTGGCAGAATTGGTCAAACGCAAGAACTATTCGGAAGAAGGTATCCTGAGTCGCCGGTACCGAGACAAAATTTAATTATGAGGATGGTGCAAAACCTACGAGAGTATGGCCAATTTACTGTGCCTATGCACGCTCAGGCTCGCGGTCGACCACGACTTCTTCCGGATAGGCTGTACAGAAACatacgattattttttaatcgTAATCCTCAAGCGAGTACTAGAGCTGCTGCACGTCTTTTTCACGTAAGTCAACGTTACGTTTGGCAACTGCTTAATGCATCAGGGCTACATCCGTACCACTTTCAGCCAGTCCAAGATCTCATGTTGGCTGATTACGGAAAAAGGAGGGCCATGTGCCGTTGGCTATtagaaaacaaatacaaatacaaataatttatttataacgccaagttacatgtcatGTTCATGATGGTATTCTGAATGATGCATTGATTGGACCATATTTCATTCAAGGACGATTAAATGGACAAAACTATCTCCAATTTTTGATAAATGTGGTACCAGATTTGCTAAGAGAATTGCCGGAAGAGTACTTGATTAATTTGCATTATCAGCACGACGGAGCCCCGGCTCATTTCCACCGCGAAGTTCGTGCTCATCTGGACAGAGAGCACCCAGGCCGCTGGATCGGACGAAACGGGCCTATCTTATGGCCACCGCGAAGTCCCGATTTGACTCCCTTAGATTTTTATCTTTGGGGAGACATCAAACGGCGAGTTTATGAACAACCGTCTGAAACTGTAGCGGAACTGCGTCAAAAAATCGTAAGAGCTTTTGAGGCAGTAAAAGCCGACGTTTTTGTGTTAAGAAGAGTAAAGAACAATCTCAGGCGACGAGCAAATTTGTGTTTGGAAGTCCAGGGCCAGCATTTcgaacatttattaaaatatgtgtaaataaataatttttttgttgcaatatctgtttcttttttatgtgaGTAAACTACAGGATGATTTTGAGTGTTTAAGTAACAAATTGCACAATGCATTTATTGCATAATAAGATTGATAAGATAACTTTTGCACTTAGATAAACATTGCGTTGCAAGTCACGTGACTTGTGTAGGTTGACCAAGGCGGATAACAAGTGGGGACGCACTTTCTGTTTTTGTTCATAATTAATTAAGCGGGTCCTTAATTGTAATTAACACTAGTGCTCTGTATTAGCCTTAAGTAGCTTTACCGGTAAACGTGATTACGATTCACGATTTAAAATTCACCCtgtattatgttaatcaaagctgtctaataataacaaagcgggtaactaactgatgatcaaatttaggaggcgaccacatcgattggacccaagactcgacgataccgcgatgtccgattaaagcctactacctaatccgtcatgatccatacgatagattcactatggccctcatatggggcatggggcgcacggtatcggagcacgcatagcacgtcccgtttgtatacgtcgattaatggcattacacactttaaactgtcagtcagactaaatagtcttccaatgtcttatagattgtgtattgattgacattactcctgtatattatacctataagtatcctcataagacgctcattaaacttgttggtactgtgtatgtacatttgcataaagacgcgttttgttatcattcataggcacttattaccaatcggcaaggattaccattgttatctgttttattatatggtagggtagatcggacctggtaaaagccgctttcgtgaaacgattacctagtatatattaactttattcagatatggtttgtatatttaaaattttaaatctgtacgcgaaagcatctcgtaaaaaaaattgtgagtgaacattgcattttatgcaatcataaaatgaaatctaaataatattatattagtaaataatactataatagtacgtattacaattatttaaagttcaaattgtaatctatttgtagcccctaacttattttttccgtaatttatttattcaaaaaagaaggtagttgtagtaagtgatttcgtatcaacgtaaaaattacttacttgatttcttaggtaataagtttattacgctaaacgaatatacctacaatttcaaattgaaagtttaactgccatgtaagtatggcaaacgagacttagacttgccgagctgaataaacatcaatttttcgttcgagggtacggcggtcggcagttcaaataatgttttgattctatacttcttattcagcgcacaataaacattaatcgaaacacaattaggtacacatatttagaggaacactattttggcgaaaatacgtgtgactcggactaacacaaaaacatgtaatgagtactggaggagcgatgtcgaaacaggaacgcagcgtagcgagtgagagggacagcgcgaacttgttttttaaatactataatctctaaaatgtgtgacttggactgcacgataacgtgtactgctgctagtaaattatatttgttgtcttggatttggatacgaagtataattcgcaacctacctacttaatttcTAGACGTTGAGTGTTCAAAAGTGACTAGGTGAACAGttgcttaaaattataaattacgtagatattttaaaatagtcCATATTGTAACTGTATTACATACTCgtaacattgatataaatataaactttattaaaatctATTATAATCTCAATCAGTAAACTTAATTATatctaaacttaaatataaatatacataatgtgCAGAAGGTTcagccagcagagtttttgaaaaatcaaagcgcttttttagattataattcggggtcaaaaatttaattagcaatcttgaggcctttctgtAGTAACATAATCTATGCGAAACCTGTTTTCTTGACTTTCGATCGATAGAAAAATCAAGCATGcaccttaaaaattatttaaattttgcttTCAataatgcgcaattttatttttgaccgAACGCATTATTACTATTTGTTGtttaaacttacaaaaaaaaaaatattcaaaaacatgTTATCCGCGATCCCCGGCACGCACAACCATCTCACGGTTACGCTTAGTAGTAAACAGTTTAGTTTAAGAAACTGAAACCACAGGGCCTTAAACTGTTATCTACTAAAACCCACCCCCGACTGCTCTTGCTCTGACGATTCAAAGGTGCCCATGTCGCTCGCTGCGTTGTCACGTTGGCTTGGATATAATAACATAGTATGACTATGGTCCATTGAAGAATGTCAGTGAAGAATTTCACATTCACACCTCAGAAACCTCCTGCTGGATTCAAAGAACCACGCCGACTCTGGACTGCCCTTAACCGACTTAGAACGGAAATGGGCAATTGTGCCTACCAATGGCACAAATGGGGCTGGAGCACATCCCCTGCTTGCGATTGCGGTCACACCAAGCAGACGAATGACCACGTGGTATTGGAGTGCCCCCTCACTAAATACCCAGGACACGCAGAAGACTTCAAGACCATCTCCTATGCAGCAGCTGCCTACCTGAAGCGACCAATTTGACCATTTATTGATCCAGTGATGTAGaaaatgccatacgataaatgaataaattgaaGAATGTCTGTGTTAAGAATATTAAGATTGGAATTAGATTAGATAGGTATTATTTAGTGACAGCTTAAAGTAGTCTAGCattgatttgttttataatgattatttatGAATAAGTAACGTCTCCTTACGGTAACAGAATTCATTTAGGTTCATAAGAACTATaaagttcatgtcatccacgatgccgcgctgatttgtcaaatctaacctttaataacatgacattacgagtcaaggcacaggTCGTAAATGTCATGATCTATACCCTAATTTCGAACAGCGAAatgacaattaaattaaatatgacagCGCTGAGTGGGATTTAAGCGACGTTCAATTAAATCTACGTTTTAACGGGCACTTCTTAGAAATTTCAGTTCAAGTTATAATTTTATGTCGTTTAATTCTAAGGTCATTGCTTTGAAAGTTGAAGCTCGACCGCAACTTGAGATAAACCAATCTGTCATATCTAAAGGTCTTTGACATTTTCATCTTGGATTATGCGGGAACATACATCAGTTAAGGACTGAACGTACCTACATgtttaaattttacaataattttgGCCGCCGGGTTAAAATCATGGCGCTTTTTTAGATgataatacggttgccaaaaatatgaatagcaatctcGAGGGGTAAAAAGATCTTTTCCCCAAAATCGTTAATTCCGCGTATTTTGCACTCGCATTTTTTCCCACCCGAATTTCTACTCATGTTtctatttatgttgttattagcatagttatagctgttggttctccatgtaaataaaataaataaataaataaaaaccatttttttgtcATTCACTTATTCTCTATTCTCAAATTTTcgcaacatttttatttcttacgcTATCATTTTCCAGGGCGGTTTTtcgcattatttttatttcttaggggATAATATTACTACGAGTATTCTTTAACgtttttggttttaatttttcgTAATAAAATTTTTAGTTACGCGTTACTGTTGCTATCTACCTTCATATTTTTCTAATGGCATATGTACCTTACATTCATTCATGTCAATTCaaacgtgcactgacatcaaaccaatattacaattacatattttcttcttcttctttgccatGTCTCGTTATTTTGGGTCGGCCCTCCTCGTTTGAAGGCGCCAGGTTTTTCTATCGTGGGTTGTCTGCGTGTTGATCTGCACCCGCTCCATGTCTTTGGTAACGGTTGTAGACCACGTGGTAAGCGGCATCCCTTTGCCGTTCTTTTGTTCTGGGATGGCCAAGGCCTTTTTGACAGCATACTCTTCGTCACGTCTCATCACATACCCGAACCATCTCATACAGCTTTCAGCCATATTTTCTGCAATAGGAGCTACCTTGAAAGAGCCTCGTACATATTCATTTCGGACTCTGTCCAGTCTCGTCACTCCCGCTGCCCACCTCAGCATTTTCATCTCATTGGTGTGTATCTTCTTTTCTCGTTTCTTCTTGGTCGTCCAGAACTCGGAGCCAAACATCAATATAAATACCGGTATACCGGTCGTACTGCTGTTTTGTAAACGGACCCTTTTAGTCGTATCGGCATGCGGTTATCACGGATTACCCCGGACCTCCATCTTAGCCACCCGGCGTTCACTCTGTGGATGACGTCTGC
Protein-coding regions in this window:
- the LOC133525314 gene encoding uncharacterized protein LOC133525314, producing MFGSEFWTTKKKREKKIHTNEMKMLRWAAGVTRLDRVRNEYVRGSFKVAPIAENMAESCMRWFGYVMRRDEEYAVKKALAIPEQKNGKGMPLTTWSTTVTKDMERVQINTQTTHDRKTWRLQTRRADPK